The stretch of DNA AAAAGGTAAGCATATATTTCAAGCGAAAAATGGTAATAAGAAACCGCAACCGCATGGGTAAAGCAGTAAGGTTTAGGCTTAAAACGTTGCTAAGTCCCGACATTAGAAGCGAGGCTTAAGGGAACAAGCCCAGGAATTTCTCCAACCATTCCCTCCAGTAGAGCCTCTCTAAAGGTCAATGTCACAACAGCCTTTGATCCCCTCATCTAATCAAGGAATGATCAAGTGTTACCATGACAGAGAGTCAGTTTCTGTTCCTCTACATACGTGCAAAATATTTATAGCCATATTCTACAAAGGCTTTGCCAAGGTGTAGTAGGTTTGACTCAAATTCAGATTCCCCTAGTCTCAGAAGCGGTCTTTAGATTTGGGAGGATAGCTAAGACGCTGATTTGGGATTTTGTATTATACCTTATCGCGCATCTCATAGACATAAGACTCCAACGCATTTTTCTTATCTTTGGTATGCTCCATCTTTAAGTCTTGTTGCAGCAGCTGAAGTTCTTTCTTTTGAGCTTCCAAGAGCTCAGCATCTGCCATTCTACCATAGACATGCTCACTAACAGGAATATCAAGCCTTTTGACAACCTTGCTTTTCCTCATCCCATCATCCTACTCAAGGAAATGAATTTAAAGCCTTAACTCCCAACTCATAACAAAGAATGTCCTCAGTTGAACACAACATAAGATGTACATAAGATTAAGGCTCTCAAAGGTGAGAAtaactacaaaagaaaaaaaacatatgttTCTCACTTTTCCAGAGAATGTGGAAGGCAATAAATTGTTAATGGCAACACAGTCTAGagctaaaaatcacaaaaaatggTTAGCCAATTGAACTTACAGCAGACATGGATGAAGGTTTCAAATGTTTAAGGTTACCATCTTCGGCACTATTTGGGACAGAAGCAGACCCACGATTGGATTCTGCCTCCATCTTATCTGAAGTCAAGTGAGCATCACTCCTTGCATGGGGATCAACAATATCATCCTCCAATAGCTGCTGATACAGTAGAAAAGGATTATGAtaacttatcattatattttaaaaaatatcttaggcccAATATGCCGAGTGTATTGactgataaaattatatacttactGAGGCTGATACTACAGTAACAATTCCATGAATGTTTAGCTGCAGTCTAACTTTAACTTTTGTTGCTTCCATGTGAGAAGCTTGGAAAGGGCCAACCTAGATAAATGAAAAATCATTAATCCAGTGTAAATAAACCAAGGAACAAAATTAAACAGTGACTGCAAATGGCTTCAGACAAAGACATTGATTACTTCCTGAACGATTGGAAGATGAATACCCCACggtaaaaagaaagaataattaCAGATTAAGAAACGCAAACGGATAGTTGAATAAGGCCAATGATAGTTGGTTTGATCAGTCTGAGAAGGAAGCGACCATGGCGGATTTTGATGATCTTCATGATGGGTTGTTGAAATCCAGAAGCTCCATGAAAATTATAGATGAAGCATTGGAGTATGAATTATGTAGAGATGTTGATGGAGTAGTGGAGGAGGGGGAAGTAATGGCTGAATCGGAGGAAGATGCATGGCAATTCTGTGTCTGAGAAGGAAGACGAGGATGAACTGGAAGAACTGGCTGCAAAATGTTATGAGTCGGACATTGATATTTCTATCCCGATTAAAAATCTTCGCGGTGTGAAAAAAAGGACAGCTACTGTAGTCCTTGAGAGGATTACTCGTTCTAATAAACATTATTAATTGATGAATATTCTtatttggaatattaggggtATTTGTTCGTCGAAGGCTATGTTGCGGCGTATTTTGAATAAGCATAAGCCATCAGTGGTGGCTTTATTAGAACCTTTTCTTTTCGTTAATAAATGCAAGCGTTGGGCTAGGTGGTTGAAGCTTCCAAATTTCTGTCATAACACTGATGCTGGAGGTGAGAGGTATGGCTGTTTTGGGCTGAAGGGATGGATTTTGAATTGATGTTGTCGATGGATCAGGCTCTTTCTGGCTGGTTTTCTTGTGGAGATTCTCATGTTCTCGCTACATTTGTATATGCTAGTTGTTTCCAACAGCAGCGTCATTCACTTTGGAGATATCTTTGTGATCTTTCAGTGCAGGATTCTCCTTGGTTTCTTGGAGgagatttcaatatttttcgGGATGTCAAAGAAAAGATTGGTGGAAGCTTTCGGTCTTCTTGTGCAACTAGGGAGTTCAATAATTGTATTCAAGCATGCGGTTTGGTGGACATTCCTTCGTCGGGTCAGCGGTTTTCCTGGTGCAATGGGAGGCTAGGGGGTGGTAGGATTTGGGCGTGGCTTGATAGAGTGTTAGTCAACACTGAGTTTTTAAGTTCGTTTGCAGAGGGGAGGATGGAATATTTATCTAGAACTTTGTCGGATCATTGTCCGATGAGTATTGAACTCATTCGTGAGAGATAAAGGGGCCCTTGAATTTTCTGATTCCAGTGCATGTGGTGtactcattcaaattttttggaTGTGGTATGTGATTGTTGGGAGCAGGAAGTTGCTGGCTGTGCGATGGTGAGGATGAGTTTGaagcttaaaaaattaagataggTGTTAAGGAAGTGGAATGTGGAGGTTTTTGGAAAGGTTGAGCTAGAGATGAAAGCTATTGAAGAGGATCTGATTGCTCTAGAACATAATGTGATTGATAATTTCTCTCTAGATGCGGAGGCTGAGTTATTGTTATGTAAGCAAAAACATTTTGATTTATTACATCGCCAATAAATTATGGGATGTCAAAAATCTAGGATTAAATGGCTTACGGAAGGCGATTCAAATACGGCATTCTTTCATGTGTCGTTAAAGTGCAAGaggaaaaatagaattattgatCACATGCGTCTGAAAGATGGCCGAACCCTTATCACAGCAGACGAAGTACATAGTGGTGCGGTGAATTATTTCCGTGAGATGCTTTCGACGTCCATGGTTACGGAAGACGCAGAAGTCATGAATGTATTAGCTCCCTCCATTTCAGATGAGGATAATTCTTATTTGTGCTAGAGTCCCGTGATGGAGGAAGTTAAGGAGGCTCTTTGGTCAATCCCTCAAGACAGTAGCCTAGGACCTAATGGTTTCTCAGCAAGtttttttcagcttgcttgggATATTATTAAAGATGATTTGTTGAACATGGCTATTTGAGTTCTTTGATGGAATGCTGCTAGCTACTTTCTTTGGTGCTACAAATATTGTGTTGATTCCAAAAGTTGATGCTCCTGAGAGTTTTGTGCAATTCCGGCCCATAAGTTTGTGTTCTGAGGTGTATAAGGTGATGACTAAAATAATGGTTAGTAGGTTGGCACCGATAATGGGGAAATTAATTTCCCAAGAGCAATCAGCCTTTTGTAAAGGGTGTAGCATCTTCGATAACATTGCCATTGCACAGGAATGGTACAAGGTATCAATAGGCGAGTTCGGGGGGGAAATATCATGATAAagattgatatggctaaagcttatgatcgggttAATTGGAAATTCTTATTGGAAGTGATGAGGCGTTTGGGGTTTTCGGCGAAATGGAGGGATCTTATTTTTAATTGCATCTCTTCGCCTATGTGTTCTATAATGCTAAATGGGAAGGTTAAAGGTTTTTTCAAGCCTTCTTGGGGTCTTCGACAGGGCGATCCCTTATCGCcatacctttttattttatctaaagaGCTACTTTCTCGTATGATtcgagatgagtttaataaaggTATTAAGCCATTCCACCATGGAGGGGCAATGATTAGTCACTTGTTTTATGCAGATGACCTTCTTCTTTTTGCTAATGGTGGAAAAAGATCAATTCGACAGATCATGAAAACGATGCACTCATATGAAGCTATATCGGGTCAGCTTGTAAGTCCTACCAAatcatctattttcttttcaaataattcTCCTCTTGGTAGGAAGGGTGAGGTGCTTCGAATTACAGGTTTTGTGGAGGGGAAGTGGCCTTGTAATTATCTTGGAGTTCCATTACATGTGAGCCGACTCACAGCTCGATTATTTGAGCCTTTGCTTATTAAAGTGCAGAAAACACTTGCGGGATAGAAGAGTAAAACTTTGTCCTTCAGGGGAAAAATAATTCTTATCGAACATGTTCTAAGCAGCATGCCCATTCATATTTTATCGGTGCTAAATATTCCGAAGGGGGTCTATAAAGCTTTGATTTccattttctctaattttctttGGGGTAGTGGGGAggaatcaaagaaaagaaaatgggtggcttggaaTCGAATTTGTTTGGGTTTGAGCATTAGAGATCTCTCTGAAGTTCAATCCtctttatttatgaaatttgcttggaaatTATTAGTTGGAAACTCTTTATGGGCTGAATTTGTTAGAAAACAATATGTTGGCGATGCTCATCCGGTGTCAGTCTTGGGCAACCCGCGGGGTACTAGATTCTGGAAAGGTATCATGTCTGTGTTTCCTTTGTTGATTAgtaattccaaatatttggttCAATTACTTTGAAATTGAATGCGGTtcttggaaattatttttgggATGAGCGCAAGCTTTGTGATTTGGTACCAGTGGAAAttgttacaaaaattatttcatctcaagtAAGGCTGAGAACTGGATGGGATATCCTCATCTGGGTGCCGAAGTCTAATGGTAAATTTAGCACTAAGTCGGCATGGGAAATTATCCGAAAGAGAGGCAATATCTATTCTTGGAGAAAATGGCAGTGGCAAAAACATGTTCCTAAAAAGATGTCCTTTGTTTGTTGGAGAGCCCGAAAGGAAGCATTACCTGTGGATGCATTGATTCAAAAAATTGGTATTCCAATAGTTTCCAAATGTAATTGTTGTCTTTCTCCTCAGGTTGAAACTATTGATCATGTGTTGTGTGAAGGAGACATGGCGCGTAAAGTGTGGGATTATTTTGCTGCTGTTTTTGCTATTAGACTTCCTCAATTACGTACTTGGCAAGGTGTGGTAAACGTCTGGTGGCTTCGGgcatcaaaatcatctcaagCTGGGTTGTGTAGAGGCATCATTCCCATTTTAATTACTTGGGCAATTTGGCGTTCAAAGTGTGCGGCACGTATGGAGGACGAGGCTATGAATTGGGCAGCTGTGGTTCAGATGGTCAAATATTTTTTGCTGGATATCTCTTCACAGTTCCGGTGCTTTTCAAGTTTGTCTTCTAGAGATGAAAGCATTCTAAAGGAGTTGAACTGCCCTATTATTCCTCCTACCGTAAAGCCTCCTAAAGCAATAGCGTGGTCTCGGCCAAGGAGTGGATGGTTTAAACTTAATGTTGATGGGGTTTGAACGGAAATCCAGGGCCTTCTGGCGGTGGCGGTATCATACGAGACATTCATGGTCGTGCTTTGGCGGGATTTGCGCATTCCTACGGTGTCGACTAATTCAGTTGCTGAGGGATGTGCTTTATTGGATGGGCTTAGAATGGCGCAGCAGCTTGATATTAGAAACTTGATAGTTGAGTTGGACTCAAAAGTAGTGGTGGGATGGATCACATCTGGTTCTTGTAATCTCTGGTAtatgtgggatttttgggaagaaatccAATCTCTTTTCTGACTGCTAAATTGCTGCATTTATCACATTTATAGAGAAGCTAATATGGCAGCTGATTTTTTAGCAAAGGCCGGTGCTAATAGTAACATCATGGAGTTTGTTGGAAATGACATTGGTATTGGACGGTTGCGGGGTCTTTGGAGGACGGACTTTTGGGAATTGTCTTATTTATGTAGATAAGTCCTAGTGTCTTGCTTGATTGTATATGGTTATTCCTCCGCCTCAGTgagggttttttaataaaagttcaatttaaaaaaaaaaaaaaaatgcagacgGAGACGGAGACAAATTTAACCTCATGCTGTCACAGCATTGTCAATTTAAATATGCATTAAAGAGAGAGGAACATAAGAAGTGTTGCACTATGTCATCTCCAAACTAATGAAAATGTTGCAACGATTAAATATCAACTTTTAGTCATCATTAACTATTACCCAAAGGTATCTGTCTTCATGTATGCTGAATCTGTAAACATGATAAATGAAAGCCAGTAGCAGCAATTCTGTAACATGGGAATGAGAGAGTAtataacttcttcttttttagatCGGTAGGCATGAgagagtatataaatataggCTAGCATCATGTGATCAAGGGCCCATGGCTACTTTAAATGGCCAATATTATGCCTTTTTTGTGCACTGAAGATATCTATGGCTATGCATCAAGACAAACCAACCAAGCTGACTAAACTCTTAAGGGCCCATTTAGGGGACGTTTGGAGaccaaaatcatctcaactcatctcatctaatcattacaactttatcaaatttctaaataaaatacaataaacaattcaattttttcaaatcccaagacaaaataatattaaaaataatattctaataatattttattcaactttcactttcatctcaactcatctcatctccactcactatccaaacctccctaggcttgtttggaaaaagttttcatcccaaaattctcatttcgtctcatcccatctccttcccaaacatcactcaaatacaaatacttacaaactaatcattacaactttcccaaactttcaaacaaaaaataaaaaataattcaaatttttcaaatcaacaagcttggggagtgagatgagatgagaattttgtaaatagtaataagatagtttgtgaatagtagtgagatagtttgagttaatgttttatgaggttttgggaaatgagaaaagaaaaattgaataaaaaatattataaagttaatatattgttagaatataattttttaagattatttttgtttggggatttgaaaaagttgaattgttttttattttttgtttgaaagttttggaaagttgtaatgattaatttgaaagtatttgtgtttgaacgATATTTAGGAAGGAGATGTGAtttgttgagataagatgagatgagaattttgggatgtAAACTTTTTCCAAACCAGCCCTTAGTTTCTTGTGACGTCTCAgtatatctgtgaatagtagttaaatggtttgagttaagatgttttattgggttttgaaaaaggagagaaaaaattgaataaaaatattataaagttaaaaaatttgtttgaatataattttttaatataatttttattttgaaatttgaaaaagtagtattgttttttgtgttttgtttaggaGTTTGGAAAATtcgtaatgattagatgaaaacgttaaaaatttgaaattaaaaagtgttgtatttgagtgatgtttaggaAGGGAATTTCTtagaatatctgagaatactTGATAATAGTTATGTTGCCAAATGGACCCTTACTTTTCAAGGTAGCCATGCAACAGTAAGTACTAGTTTCTACTAAGATCGATTCAACCAAGTCTTCTATCCTCAGTGCTGAGGTCAGCCACAACAAACCATTTTCACCATCCAATCTTAAGGCCACGACCACCCCTAAGTTACAGATTAGAATGTCGCTAACGGGCATTTCACTAGCATAAAAGATTGTAACTATCAGGATGCTAATAATCTAACCATTCCTCTCTTCTATTCTTAAGAgtgataaataaaatgagagcaACAAAATGCCACAGAAACAAGTTTGTCTTATAGTGAAAAAGGAGAGAGGAGAGGGGACAATCTGAAGGAAAATTGCTTTAAGATCATAATAAGGAGTGGTTTACATTACAATTGTTAAATACCCAAAAGGAGCTACTGTAAATTTGTTACGTTGTGTAAACCAGTAGCATGGATGATTTAGATTAAATATATTATCTACAGAcctcaaaatttacatttatgtATGGAAAAGGCATATTCAAGAGGAAGTCATACCTTAAAACTGCTTATTTTAGATGATACCCCAGTAGGTAATTCGCTTAGATCAGCATAGTAGGCTTCCATATGGAAAATATGAGTTCTACGCAAACTAAAAATCTTCACACTTGGAAATGGATGGTGTTTTTGCAAAAGTGCGCCATTTGAAAGTGTGCAAACTGGACCTTTATCTGATGAGAATCCTATGGAGAAAGGAAATGCGTCTTGAACCTGTGAATGACAGCAAGAGTTTTTTGATAAGGAATGAATGAAGGCATCTGTGAACATCATAATACCAATAAGAACTTCACACAAAAGTACAGCAGGCATCTCTAATATTCTGGTGGTGTTTTGAAGAGAATTTGAAACTTATGATAATCCATGCTTATTTCAGAAATGACTAATTTATATCATGTTTTTAGTGGtcagaaaaaaatagaattgaaaATAAGAATACAGAGGATGCCATTAGGAGTTAGTTTGAGTTAGTTCTCTATCAATGTCTCCAGCCTCAAGACCCAACTTTGATAGTCCAACTCTTAGTAATGACAATTAATGAAGCTTATGCCCCTTCTCACGAAAGAATAGAAATAGGTAGgattatgtataaaaataaaaaattgtcctGGAGAGATTAGAACAACATTATTTGCAGAATGGCCAACAATTGATATGTGGTAGTCCTAACTTCAAAGAAACATCTTTCCATATTAACCAGAAAAGATATGAAAACAAAGAATATAAGCACGCAAATGTCTGAAAACATGATGAACATGCGAAAAAAAACCAATAAGGTAGAAATCGTTGTATCTCGCTCCAAAAGATATCATCTTCATAGAAACAATGCAAACTATGAACTGCTGGATAGAAACAGGACGAACCTCGTATTCTCTTACATGGAATATCGGGCTAAGCATTGCGCACTGAAGAGCACAACCACGTGCCACACACTCACTCGCATTCACTGTCCGGCTTGGTTCTCTCTTGAATAGAGAAGTTAACCTTCTACTAATAGCTGGTATCCGAGATCCTGAGCCAACAAGCTCTACTGAGTGGAGTTTCTCCACAGTCAAACCAGAGTCAGCCAAAGCCTTACGACAAGGGACGCTAATTCTCTCTTGCAAGTCTAAtgacaatttctcaaaatcctccCTTCTAATAAAACCCATAACATCTTTCTCATCCATCAAGCACTCTATATTTAATGGTGCCTCTGCATTCGCACTCAGCACCTTCTTTAGTTTTTCACAAGACGCCCTCAGCCTAATAGATGCTTTGGCATTTGAATAGACATTGATATCATACTGCTCCTTGAACTGTGCAGCAAAATAACTGAACAGAACCTCATCAAAATCTCTGCCTCCCAAGTTCTTGTCAAAAGCATGGGAAATTATCCTCATTTGTCCACTCTCAAATGATGCAATACAAACCTGTGTGTCACAATGACCAATGTCCACAAACACAACGTAAGTTGGGCCCGCATCAGAGAAATCAGTCTTGTAAATACCATAACCAAGTGCTGTAGCAGTACAGTCATGCATCAATCTCAGCGGTTTCAGTCCAGCAATTGCGGCGGCATCCAAAAAAGCACGTCTCTGCAAATCCGTGAAGTAAGAGGGAATCCCAATCACACAGTTCGAAATGGGCATTTCAAGATTCTTCTCAGTTATGCGCTTCAAATGAGAAAACAGCATTCCCAGAATATGTTCCGGAGTGAACTTTTGTATCTCGCCCAAATATTCCAAACTAATTAAGATGCCCCCATCTGGACCTTCTAAAGATTCAAAAGGAAACAACTTAAGGTCGTTCTGAACATCCGGTTCCTTAAATTTCCTACCAATTAACCTCTTCACTTGAGAAATAGTTGATTTGGGGTTCATTGTCGCACAAGCGGCTCCAGCCAAACCCATGAACCGCTGCTTCACGCCAAATGACACCACTGCTGGTGTTTCACGCTTTGATTCATCGTTCAGCACAACATCAATCCCACGTTGCTTCGCAACTGCAATAACACAGTTCTCATTTCCAATATCAAATCCCACCACACTCATTTCTACTAGACCAGAACCAAAATCTtggaaatttaattttagatcACTAAAGTCCCACCCGGAATTGGGAACAAGAGCACCGCATTACACCCATCCTCTCAGAGATATCCATTCAACAAACCCCGTCAAACCAACCTTGAATTTTGAGATTAACCGAACCTAAATTATGAGCGTTGACGAATAACTACCTAAAGCAACTCAATTAACTAGACTTCTTCATAAAATTCTCGACGAAGTGTAAAATTCCCCGATAAAACtaaagattattaaaaattcaGGGGCACCTAAAAGAAATCAACCAGTACGATTATTAAATTCTCAACGCAAACGCATATAGTTGAAACAAGAAGCTGAAGATCTCCGTGGTTGCCGAGAAACTTGGAGAAACAAACACAAAGTGCCGAACAAAGAACGAAATCTGCGATGATGGTTAGCTTGGGAGTCTGGGACCAAATTCAAAGGGTTCTAAGCTGTGGGCCGAATGTAATTTCTAACGAGCCACTCCTGACCAGGTCCAAAATTGaggtacattatatatataaaattattaccttacaactataaattttttacaaatttatataaaataagaataattttataatttaattcagTGGCATGTTTGCATTGGTTGATTTAATctctgaatatttttttttttataaaaataaagtaaatatcaTCAAACTATAAGATTAGTGATcagatgatcatatatatataacgac from Juglans regia cultivar Chandler chromosome 4, Walnut 2.0, whole genome shotgun sequence encodes:
- the LOC109013165 gene encoding heat shock 70 kDa protein 16-like isoform X3 — encoded protein: MSVVGFDIGNENCVIAVAKQRGIDVVLNDESKRETPAVVSFGVKQRFMGLAGAACATMNPKSTISQVKRLIGRKFKEPDVQNDLKLFPFESLEGPDGGILISLEYLGEIQKFTPEHILGMLFSHLKRITEKNLEMPISNCVIGIPSYFTDLQRRAFLDAAAIAGLKPLRLMHDCTATALGYGIYKTDFSDAGPTYVVFVDIGHCDTQVCIASFESGQMRIISHAFDKNLGGRDFDEVLFSYFAAQFKEQYDINVYSNAKASIRLRASCEKLKKVLSANAEAPLNIECLMDEKDVMGFIRREDFEKLSLDLQERISVPCRKALADSGLTVEKLHSVELVGSGSRIPAISRRLTSLFKREPSRTVNASECVARGCALQCAMLSPIFHVQDAFPFSIGFSSDKGPVCTLSNGALLQKHHPFPSVKIFSLRRTHIFHMEAYYADLSELPTGVSSKISSFKVGPFQASHMEATKVKVRLQLNIHGIVTVVSASQLLEDDIVDPHARSDAHLTSDKMEAESNRGSASVPNSAEDGNLKHLKPSSMSADDGMRKSKVVKRLDIPVSEHVYGRMADAELLEAQKKELQLLQQDLKMEHTKDKKNALESYVYEMRDKILYKYLGFYTELERERISSNLEQIEEWLYEDGADESVDVYTEKLEYLAKLLDPIENRYKEEEARAQASKGLLDCITEYRMLVLPAGERDVIIGECNKAEQWLHEKIQLQNSLPKNADPILWSNEIKRKAEALDMTWKHIMRSLASPPSSKDADDLDQRDESDGISMQVD
- the LOC109013165 gene encoding heat shock 70 kDa protein 16-like isoform X4, with protein sequence MSVVGFDIGNENCVIAVAKQRGIDVVLNDESKRETPAVVSFGVKQRFMGLAGAACATMNPKSTISQVKRLIGRKFKEPDVQNDLKLFPFESLEGPDGGILISLEYLGEIQKFTPEHILGMLFSHLKRITEKNLEMPISNCVIGIPSYFTDLQRRAFLDAAAIAGLKPLRLMHDCTATALGYGIYKTDFSDAGPTYVVFVDIGHCDTQVCIASFESGQMRIISHAFDKNLGGRDFDEVLFSYFAAQFKEQYDINVYSNAKASIRLRASCEKLKKVLSANAEAPLNIECLMDEKDVMGFIRREDFEKLSLDLQERISVPCRKALADSGLTVEKLHSVELVGSGSRIPAISRRLTSLFKREPSRTVNASECVARGCALQCAMLSPIFHVREYEVQDAFPFSIGFSSDKGPVCTLSNGALLQKHHPFPSVKIFSLRRTHIFHMEAYYADLSELPTGVSSKISSFKVGPFQASHMEATKVKVRLQLNIHGIVTVVSASQLLEDDIVDPHARSDAHLTSDKMEAESNRGSASVPNSAEDGNLKHLKPSSMSAILYKYLGFYTELERERISSNLEQIEEWLYEDGADESVDVYTEKLEYLAKLLDPIENRYKEEEARAQASKGLLDCITEYRMLVLPAGERDVIIGECNKAEQWLHEKIQLQNSLPKNADPILWSNEIKRKAEALDMTWKHIMRSLASPPSSKDADDLDQRDESDGISMQVD
- the LOC109013165 gene encoding heat shock 70 kDa protein 16-like isoform X2, with protein sequence MSVVGFDIGNENCVIAVAKQRGIDVVLNDESKRETPAVVSFGVKQRFMGLAGAACATMNPKSTISQVKRLIGRKFKEPDVQNDLKLFPFESLEGPDGGILISLEYLGEIQKFTPEHILGMLFSHLKRITEKNLEMPISNCVIGIPSYFTDLQRRAFLDAAAIAGLKPLRLMHDCTATALGYGIYKTDFSDAGPTYVVFVDIGHCDTQVCIASFESGQMRIISHAFDKNLGGRDFDEVLFSYFAAQFKEQYDINVYSNAKASIRLRASCEKLKKVLSANAEAPLNIECLMDEKDVMGFIRREDFEKLSLDLQERISVPCRKALADSGLTVEKLHSVELVGSGSRIPAISRRLTSLFKREPSRTVNASECVARGCALQCAMLSPIFHVREYEVQDAFPFSIGFSSDKGPVCTLSNGALLQKHHPFPSVKIFSLRRTHIFHMEAYYADLSELPTGVSSKISSFKVGPFQASHMEATKVKVRLQLNIHGIVTVVSASLLEDDIVDPHARSDAHLTSDKMEAESNRGSASVPNSAEDGNLKHLKPSSMSADDGMRKSKVVKRLDIPVSEHVYGRMADAELLEAQKKELQLLQQDLKMEHTKDKKNALESYVYEMRDKILYKYLGFYTELERERISSNLEQIEEWLYEDGADESVDVYTEKLEYLAKLLDPIENRYKEEEARAQASKGLLDCITEYRMLVLPAGERDVIIGECNKAEQWLHEKIQLQNSLPKNADPILWSNEIKRKAEALDMTWKHIMRSLASPPSSKDADDLDQRDESDGISMQVD
- the LOC109013165 gene encoding heat shock 70 kDa protein 16-like isoform X1, which codes for MSVVGFDIGNENCVIAVAKQRGIDVVLNDESKRETPAVVSFGVKQRFMGLAGAACATMNPKSTISQVKRLIGRKFKEPDVQNDLKLFPFESLEGPDGGILISLEYLGEIQKFTPEHILGMLFSHLKRITEKNLEMPISNCVIGIPSYFTDLQRRAFLDAAAIAGLKPLRLMHDCTATALGYGIYKTDFSDAGPTYVVFVDIGHCDTQVCIASFESGQMRIISHAFDKNLGGRDFDEVLFSYFAAQFKEQYDINVYSNAKASIRLRASCEKLKKVLSANAEAPLNIECLMDEKDVMGFIRREDFEKLSLDLQERISVPCRKALADSGLTVEKLHSVELVGSGSRIPAISRRLTSLFKREPSRTVNASECVARGCALQCAMLSPIFHVREYEVQDAFPFSIGFSSDKGPVCTLSNGALLQKHHPFPSVKIFSLRRTHIFHMEAYYADLSELPTGVSSKISSFKVGPFQASHMEATKVKVRLQLNIHGIVTVVSASQLLEDDIVDPHARSDAHLTSDKMEAESNRGSASVPNSAEDGNLKHLKPSSMSADDGMRKSKVVKRLDIPVSEHVYGRMADAELLEAQKKELQLLQQDLKMEHTKDKKNALESYVYEMRDKILYKYLGFYTELERERISSNLEQIEEWLYEDGADESVDVYTEKLEYLAKLLDPIENRYKEEEARAQASKGLLDCITEYRMLVLPAGERDVIIGECNKAEQWLHEKIQLQNSLPKNADPILWSNEIKRKAEALDMTWKHIMRSLASPPSSKDADDLDQRDESDGISMQVD